Genomic window (Methyloprofundus sp.):
AACATTTTATCTTGAATTTTTTGACTCAATTCCGCATTATTTTCACCCACCTCTTCCATCATCACTTCACTAATGGCACCATCAATAAAGTTCAAGATATTCGCGGCAGTATCAATACCACCAATAGCAGATGCTTGGGTATTATCACCACCGGTTAGTTGTTTTTCCATAATTTCATCTAACTCACGTAAAGCCGCAGGCTGCACCCCTTCAAGAGTCGCAATTCGCATAAGTAAATCAGATCGCATATTTTCTGGTAATAAACTCAATACTTCTGCTGATTGGTCAGGGTCTAATAAAGATAAAATAATAGCCACAATCTGCGGGTGTTCCAAACGCACCAAATCAGCAATTGCACGGGCATCCATCCATTTTAACTGGTCAATCCCTTTACTATCACGGCCCAATAAAATACGATCGATAACCGACCCTGCTTTATCAGCACCCAAAGCATTCGTCAGCATATCTCTGATATAGGCATCCGAATCCACACCCAAAGCTGTTTGACTTTTTATGGTGACAATAAACTCTTCCAGCACTTCATCAACCATCTCATTAGTAATATTTGCCAAACCAGCCATGGTTGTCCCGATTAGGTGTACTTCTTTAGGCCCCATGTTTTTTAAAACACTGGCTGCCCTATCTTGACCGAGAGTAAGAAGTAACAATGATGCTTTTTGCGATTGATCTAATTCAGTTTCTTCAGGCATCAGGTGTTACCCATGTTTTAATGATTTGTGCGACTAATTTAGGATCTTCATCGACCAGTTTTTTCACATATTCCAAACGTTTTTCATAATTCTGTGGTGCTTCTAACAACAATAAGTCCTCAGCTCCAGAAGTCAACTCATAGCCTTCCTCGTCAGGTTGTACTGGAATAGCATTACCCTCCTCATCATAGCGTACCGCAACTGGTACACCATTTTCATCCAAAATAGTTTCGATCTCTTGCCCTGGCTCTTCTTCCTCTTCCTTCGCAACCAAACCACGCATGGTAGGACGTAATACACCGAATAAGATAAACAAAACCACTAAAGCAGCCGCTAATTGCTTCATCAAGTCAATAAACCAAGCTTGTTCCCATAAAGGCTCTGCTGGTAACGCTTCCAAAGCATCAGGTGCTCGAAAAGCCGCATTAGTCAAAACCACTTCATCACCACGGCGCATATCATAACCAATAGCGCGCTTTACCAATTCAGTCAGACGATTAATATCCTCAGTAGAAAAAGGCAAGCTAGTGGCCGAACCATCAGCAGCAAGAATCTGCTTATTATCAATTACAACCGCCACAGAAAGCCGTCGTACTGCTCCGGAAGCCAAACGTGTATGAGTAATGGTTTTATCTAATTCATAATTCCGTGTTGATGTTTTACTGGAAGAAGTCGGTACTGGAGATGCTGATTTAGTTGTATTAGCTGCTATCGCATCTGGAGCATTTACCCCTGCTGCCAACTCTGGAGCAACACCAGCAGGAGGGGGCTGATTAGACAAAGCGCCAGGAACGCCTTGAATTGGCGATAAAGTACTTAAGTCTTCAGTGGTATGCACACTTCTGACCGAATCGACATCAGGACGAAAAGATTCCTGAGTTTGTTCCGTGACAGTAAAATCAACATCAGCTGAGATTTGCACACGCATGCCTTCAGACCCGACAACCGGCATTAAAATATTTTCAATGCGCGCCATCAAATGATCTTCAATATCTTGTTTATATTTGAACTGTTTAGTACTTAAGGCTAAATCAGAATTCACATCTTTAGAATTCAACAAACGGCCTTTTTGATCCACTACGGTGACTTCTGTAGACTCCATCATCGGGACACTAGAAGCAACCAAATGTACAATGGCCTCAACTTGACCTTTCTCTAAAGTTCTACCACGATATAAATTGAGAATCACCGAGGCACTCGGCTTTTTTTGTTTACGGACAAAGACAGATTGTTTGGGTAGTGCAAGAATGACTCTAGCCGATTTTACTGACTGAATAGTCATCACAGTACGCGCTATTTCACCTTCCAAAGCTCGTTGAAAACGCATCTTTTCAACATTTTTACTGGTCGCAAAACTACTTTCTTTATCTAATAACTCATAACCTAAACTATCACTATGTGGCAAGCCTTCCACGGCTAATTTTAATTTAATAGCACGCGCTTTACCTGCAGTAACCATAATTGCGCCAGTATGTTCATCTACTTTATAGTCAACATCTAACTGCTCTAATGCCGCTAAAATTTCCGAGGCATCTTGTTCACCTAAGCTTGGGAATAATAAATCATATGAAGGTGCTTGTGACCACAAAACGACTGCAACCCCAATAGCTACACTAAATGCCACCCCCAGCATCAAGCCAACTTGTTTGGCTATCGTTAATTCGGCAATACCCTGAACCGCAGGATGCAATACCTTTTCTTCAGCAACTAATTCAGTATCCTCCTCCGTTTCAGTGCTGGCTAAATTATTAGTAGACTCTTGCTCACTCATATTCTTTTATAGAGCCAATTACATTGGCATATTCATGACTTCTTTATAGGCATCAGTTAGTTTATTACGCACTTGCACCATTGCCTGAAAAGAAACACTCGCTTTCTGCAAAGACACCATTACTTCTGCCAAGCCAGCATCAGACTCACCCGTTTCAAAATCAGATGCCATTTTTTTGGCGACATGCTGGGTTTCATTTACATTATCAATTGATTGTTTTAATAACGCAGCAAAATCACTATCATTATCTACTT
Coding sequences:
- a CDS encoding flagellar M-ring protein FliF, which produces MSEQESTNNLASTETEEDTELVAEEKVLHPAVQGIAELTIAKQVGLMLGVAFSVAIGVAVVLWSQAPSYDLLFPSLGEQDASEILAALEQLDVDYKVDEHTGAIMVTAGKARAIKLKLAVEGLPHSDSLGYELLDKESSFATSKNVEKMRFQRALEGEIARTVMTIQSVKSARVILALPKQSVFVRKQKKPSASVILNLYRGRTLEKGQVEAIVHLVASSVPMMESTEVTVVDQKGRLLNSKDVNSDLALSTKQFKYKQDIEDHLMARIENILMPVVGSEGMRVQISADVDFTVTEQTQESFRPDVDSVRSVHTTEDLSTLSPIQGVPGALSNQPPPAGVAPELAAGVNAPDAIAANTTKSASPVPTSSSKTSTRNYELDKTITHTRLASGAVRRLSVAVVIDNKQILAADGSATSLPFSTEDINRLTELVKRAIGYDMRRGDEVVLTNAAFRAPDALEALPAEPLWEQAWFIDLMKQLAAALVVLFILFGVLRPTMRGLVAKEEEEEPGQEIETILDENGVPVAVRYDEEGNAIPVQPDEEGYELTSGAEDLLLLEAPQNYEKRLEYVKKLVDEDPKLVAQIIKTWVTPDA
- a CDS encoding flagellar hook-basal body complex protein FliE, encoding MSEMNVNQVLAQMRTMSTEATNKPAEVDNDSDFAALLKQSIDNVNETQHVAKKMASDFETGESDAGLAEVMVSLQKASVSFQAMVQVRNKLTDAYKEVMNMPM
- a CDS encoding flagellar motor switch protein FliG: MPEETELDQSQKASLLLLTLGQDRAASVLKNMGPKEVHLIGTTMAGLANITNEMVDEVLEEFIVTIKSQTALGVDSDAYIRDMLTNALGADKAGSVIDRILLGRDSKGIDQLKWMDARAIADLVRLEHPQIVAIILSLLDPDQSAEVLSLLPENMRSDLLMRIATLEGVQPAALRELDEIMEKQLTGGDNTQASAIGGIDTAANILNFIDGAISEVMMEEVGENNAELSQKIQDKMFVFADLIEVDDRGIQTLMREISTDQLLLALRGVEDGLKEKIFGNMSKRAAEMLRDDLEAAPPTKLSEVEQSQKDILSIARKLADSGEIALGSGGGDELV